In one window of Temnothorax longispinosus isolate EJ_2023e chromosome 11, Tlon_JGU_v1, whole genome shotgun sequence DNA:
- the LOC139821669 gene encoding uncharacterized protein isoform X4 codes for MLHLFESFMGAAPQLILQLYIIARLNHAPLWTSASAVASFCSLTWAVSTYVRAMHNINRERSNATWVALVLQALWRSGMLLSRIGVLVLAAVFMKTWFFLFLGLHWLFMTIWVILQKTEFCPTIWEERIYNCIIGLIYCFDFFNLRDGRSRYRVLVFYSVITVQNLVFLIMYTLRFKDTVASDTMIAIATLIIGCMLVGLASMSLYYGKFHPSRTVTSISRNISEHCTTTKVDTPRSLKLFHRGSLVSLHHSIDISPRTEEVPTDKQSLLTNIAQISDCAEEGIVNRNYSSENESNASAVRVSTECERPHSRVGAKHKEEVALSNDNSDNALTSSAPLNSLYPGLPDIDSSRKRRGIYEHDITPQLDWHAPDILNIDLEQFGSIDNSERSNSLTLDSCSKVIGALDVIKNREKLTTPTPLESSRIFDIEKVSKDLQQQQRDETMSCVTSIHDYENVCPLGIARPPWCIRSWKGYTDIETYIHDDSVVRDRRRDTLTSTTGTTYSSEYSDGMISRGILKQDDYADALTYDLVESKGNKSSYSDSTFSASTVDDQNASLYVAKPVVFDDRGGMLALDTILEERDDSSLSDEKFQHGTEPSRDSASTLVSTIDQIRRYTAENSPRHIYHTTGTQWEDLNPKNLMARAHFAKVLFDNDLRTAPATTGPIGLTTRDVEKREIDAIREFVRCCAIESIKKTPLIDAILSDSPILGSRASKVVRQVTFTDRKSDFDANESDLYVEMSPLVSVENGENSCQTRLADAKTAEAESAAKTSLPTISKKSPDKENLSPILSNNNRRININSIHDNRDNNDRHAWTIERDDKNDKSLCNMRFNLKEKRHLFLEQVLSPVPKLWNKRISFHPSTKNL; via the exons atgttgCACTTGTTTGAGTCGTTCATGGGGGCTGCTCCGCAGTTGATATTGCAGCTGTATATCATTGCGAGATTAAACCATGCGCCACTTTGGACGA GCGCCTCCGCAGTAGCTTCCTTCTGCTCCCTGACGTGGGCCGTGAGTACATACGTGAGGGCCATGCACAATATCAATCGCGAACGCAGCAACGCGACTTGGGTTGCTCTTGTTCTTCAGGCTCTCTGGCGCAGCGGTATGCTGCTGTCCAGAATCGGAGTTTTGGTACTAGCGGCTGTCTTTATGAAAACGTGGTTCTTCTTGTTTCTGG gGCTGCATTGGTTATTCATGACGATCTGGGTGATCCTGCAAAAGACAGAGTTCTGTCCTACCATATGGGAGGAGCGCATCTACAATTGCATCATCGGATTAATCTATTGCTTCGACTTCTTCAACCTGCGCGATGGCAGATCGCGTTATCGCGTGCTCGTCTTTTATTCGGTGATCACGGTGCAGAATCTGGTTTTCCTGATCATGTACACATTGCGTTTTAAGGACACTGTCGCGAGCGATACGatgatcgcgatcgcgaccCTGATAATCGGCTGTATGCTCGTCGGTCTGGCGAGCATGTCACTGTATTATGGCAAGTTTCATCCATCAAGAACGGTGACGAGCATCTCCCGGAATATCAGCGAGCATTGTACAACTACAAAGGTTGACACACCCAGGTCCCTCAAGTTGTTCCATCGCGGCTCCTTGGTGTCGTTGCATCACTCCATTGATATCTCGCCGAGGACCGAGGAGGTACCCACCGACAAGCAATCTTTGCTTACGAATATCGCACAAATTTCCGATTGCGCGGAGGAGGGCATTGTCAATCGCAACTACAGCTCGGAGAACGAATCCAACGCGAGCGCCGTGCGCGTCTCCACCGAGTGCGAGAGGCCGCACAGTCGCGTCGGTGCCAAGCACAAGGAAGAGGTCGCGTTGTCCAACGACAATTCGGACAACGCGCTTACCAGCAGCGCGCCATTGAATTCTCTGTATCCGGGCTTGCCCGACATCGACTCGTCTCGAAAACGCCGCGGCATTTACGAACACGACATCACGCCGCAATTGGACTGGCACGCGCCGGATATATTGAACATCGATTTGGAGCAGTTCGGCAGTATCGACAACTCCGAGCGGAGCAATTCTCTCACGCTAGATTCCTGCAGTAAAGTGATCGGCGCATTGGACGTTATCAAGAACAGAGAAAAGCTGACGACTCCGACGCCATTGGAGAGCAGCAGGATATTCGATATAGAGAAGGTGTCGAAGGACCTGCAGCAGCAG CAGCGGGACGAGACGATGAGCTGCGTGACGTCGATCCACGACTACGAGAACGTATGCCCGCTGGGAATTGCTCGGCCGCCTTGGTGTATCCGCAGTTGGAAAGGCTACACAGACATCGAGACATACATCCACGATGATAGCGTGGTGCGCGATCGGCGGCGGGACACTCTGACGAGCACGACCGGCACGACGTACAGCTCGGAATACTCTGACGGCATGATCTCACGAGGGATATTAAAGCAGGACGATTACGCGGATGCTCTGACTTACGATCTGGTGGAATCTAAGGGCAATAAATCGTCTTACAGCGATAGCACGTTTTCCGCGTCCACCGTGGACGATCAGAACGCCAGTCTGTACGTAGCCAAGCCGGTGGTGTTCGACGACCGGGGTGGTATGCTCGCGTTGGACACAATATTGGAAGAGCGCGATGATTCTTCATTGTCGGACGAAAAGTTTCAGCACGGGACAGAACCGTCGCGCGACTCCGCGAGTACCCTAGTGAGCACGATAGATCAGATCAGGCGGTATACAGCGGAGAATTCGCCGCGACATATCTACCACACCACCGGGACTCAGTGGGAAGATCTGAATCCCAAGAACTTGATGGCGCGAGCGCACTTTGCCAAAGTGTTGTTCGACAACGATCTCAGAACCGCCCCGGCGACGACTGGTCCAATCGGTCTGACCACGCGGGACGTTGAGAAACGCGAGATAGACGCGATCAGGGAGTTCGTCCGGTGTTGTGCGATAGAATCCATCAAGAAGACGCCCCTGATAGATGCTATTTTGTCGGACTCACCGATTCTGGGCAGCAGGGCGAGCAAAGTCGTGCGACAGGTCACGTTTACGGATCGTAAGAGCGATTTCGACGCAAACGAGAGCGACTTGTATGTCGAGATGAGTCCCTTGGTGTCCGTCGAGAACGGCGAGAACTCGTGCCAGACCAGGCTCGCCGACGCGAAGACCGCCGAGGCGGAGAGCGCCGCCAAGACCAGTCTTCCCACAATATCGAAAAAATCGCCGGATAAAGAAAATCTGTCGCCGATCTTGTCGAACAATAACAGGcggattaatattaatagtatacACGATAACAGGGACAATAATGATAGGCACGCTTGGACCATAGAAAGAGACGATAAAAATGACAAGTCGTTGTGCAACATGCGTTTCAATCTGAAGGAGAAGCGACATTTATTTCTCGAGCAGGTTCTCTCGCCGGTTCCAAAACTCTGGAACAAACGTATCTCCTTTCATCCGAGCACCAAAAATTTATAG